One genomic segment of Gammaproteobacteria bacterium includes these proteins:
- a CDS encoding flagellar hook-length control protein FliK, producing MPTLTDEGGADRLLEAAGTPASGEAAKAGGSTSAGHTLPQPFAPTLSAVQTAAVSNGQAATPMPVPTAASQATVSVPVGHPAFSQAVGEQISWMTGQGQHAVQMHLNPPQLGPLSVHVHVNGDQTQVLFQTHHPSVRSALEATASHLRDLLGQGGQQTVSVSVDLNQQGTGGQQAFQQGGAQSQPGPWSSTPSWSAGTGAEGGGAEPDVGAGWRIYRRGLFDTYV from the coding sequence ATGCCGACGCTCACGGATGAAGGCGGGGCGGACCGGTTGTTGGAAGCCGCCGGCACGCCGGCATCGGGCGAGGCCGCCAAGGCGGGCGGTTCGACGTCTGCCGGCCATACTCTGCCGCAGCCGTTCGCCCCGACTTTGTCCGCGGTACAAACGGCCGCGGTGTCCAACGGGCAGGCCGCGACGCCCATGCCCGTGCCGACCGCCGCGTCACAGGCCACTGTTAGCGTGCCGGTGGGGCATCCGGCATTTTCCCAGGCCGTGGGCGAACAGATCAGCTGGATGACCGGACAGGGCCAGCACGCCGTGCAAATGCATCTCAACCCGCCGCAGCTCGGGCCGCTGTCCGTGCACGTCCACGTCAACGGGGACCAAACCCAGGTCCTGTTCCAGACGCACCATCCCTCGGTGCGTAGCGCGTTGGAGGCGACCGCTTCGCATCTGCGTGACCTGCTGGGTCAGGGCGGTCAGCAGACGGTCAGCGTCAGTGTGGATCTCAACCAGCAGGGGACAGGCGGCCAGCAGGCGTTTCAGCAGGGTGGTGCGCAGTCGCAGCCGGGCCCCTGGTCGTCCACGCCGTCCTGGTCGGCCGGCACCGGCGCCGAGGGCGGCGGGGCGGAGCCGGATGTCGGGGCCGGCTGGCGGATCTACCGGCGCGGACTGTTCGATACCTACGTCTGA